The Synechococcus sp. M16.1 genome includes the window AGTCACATCGATGCCCATCTGACGCTTGGCGTCGTCGTCAGAGAACAGGGGCAAGCCCAGGTAAACGATTCGCTCCTTGAGCAGGAGTGAGGGAAGGTCTGGAGGTGGTGTGCGCATCACGGCGCTGTCGCCGTAGTACGGGGCCGAAGTTGTCATCTCCACCATCGCGGTGGGGCGAGCCTAGCCGGGGTCAGCGGGCTTGCGGTTGCTGGTTTTGGCCGGTTTTCCCTGACTTTTCGATTTGGATGAGGGCTTGGTGTCGGTTGATGCATCGTTCTCGTCCAACCGTGCAAACACCATGCGCCCGGTTGGGGTTTGCAGGGCACCGGTCACCACCACAGGTTTGCGTTGGCCGATCAGCGATTTCGCCTCGTTGACCACCACCATCGTTCCGTCATCGAGGTAGCCGACACCCTGGCTGTCCTCCTTGCCCTCTCGCACGATCTTGAGTTTGAGCTCATCGCCGGGTTGCACTTCAGGCCGCAACGCGATCACCAGCTCACTCAGATTCATCACCTTCAGGTCTTTGACCTGGGCCACCTGCGCCAGGTTGAAGTCTGCGGTCACCAGCGTGCCGCCGGTGTCAGATGCCAACTGCAGCAATCGGTCGTCCGTTCCCTTGCCGTCGTAACGGGTGCTGTTGATCACCAACCGCCGCCCGTAGGTTTCCCGCAGATCCTTCAGAAGCTTCAGGCCACGTCGGCCCTTGGCCCGCTTTTCGATGTTGGTGGAATCCGACAGCTGCTGCATCTCATCGATCACCGATTCGGCAACGATCACCTGCCCTTCCAGCAATCCGCAGGCGAGCATGCCGCGGATCCGGCCATCGATGATCACGCTGGTGTCCAGGATCTTGGCCGTGGCGGGGGTCAGCACCCCATCAGCCACCAGCAGCGCCTCCGTGCTCGCGGGATTGAACAGGCGCAGCAGCGTGCGGCCGTGAACTTCCGCCAGGTTGCTTCCGAGAATGCCAAAAAAGACATTGCTCACCACCGCCAGAAGGGGTTTGAGCAGAACAATTCCTCCGGAGAACGGAAGCAGCAGAACAGGCAGCAGCAGCAGGTTGGCCACCAGCAACCCCAGGATCAGGCCGACAGCCCGGCTCACCAGCAGATCGGTGGGCATGGTGCGCACCTGTTGCATCAGGCGCACCCGCAGCTTTTTGAACACCAGGCCTGCGATCAAGCCAATGCCACCGCCAGCTCCGCTGAGCTGGAGACGCAACTGTTCAGCATTGGTGGTTGCACTCACCAGGCCGTCGGGCAGCAAGTGAATCCCCATCCACCCGGCAGCTGCACCGGAAACCACAAACAGAAGCAGGATGAGCGGATCCACCATGGGTTCAGGTCGTGGCAGCTCGATCCGGATGCCAGAAGCATGCCTTATCCCATCCCGCCCCGCAGCGCCTACCTCCACATTCCCTTCTGCCACCGGCGCTGTTACTACTGCGATTTCGCCGTGGTTCCCCTGGGGGACCAGGCTCGAGCCGACAACGGGCCTGGCAGTCGCTCGATCCGTGAGTACCTCAGCCTGCTGCATCGGGAAATCGCCTCTGCCCCAGGGGGTCCTCCCTTATCCACCGTGTACATCGGCGGGGGAACGCCATCGCTGTTGTGCCCCGATCAGATCGGAGCACTGATCGATGCCTTGGCCAACAAATTCGGTCTTCAACCGGGTGCGGAAATCACCCTGGAGATGGATCCGGCCACCTTTGATGCCGCGCAGTTGGCCTCCGTTCTGGCCCATGGCGTGAACCGCATCAGCCTGGGGGGGCAGAGCTTTGATGATGCGGTGCTCGAGCAGCTGGGGCGTCGGCATCGCCAGAGCGACCTCCATGCGGCGATCGACTGGCTGGTTCAGGCCTGGCGCGATGGCGCGCTTCGGTCCTGGAGTCTCGATCTCATCCAGAACCTCCCGGGCCAGACCCTGGCCGGGTGGGATGCGCAGTTGGATCAGGCCATTGCCAGTCAGGCTCCCCATCTCTCGATTTACGACCTCTCGGTGGAGCCGGGCACGGTGTTTGATCGCCAACGAACGCTTGGCCTGTTGCAGCTGCCGGAGGACGACCTGGCCGTTGCCTTGATGGAGCGGACCACACAACGGCTGTCGGCTGCTGGACTCAGCCGCTACGAGATTTCCAACCACGCCCGTCCGGGCCATGCCTCCCGTCACAACCGGGTGTACTGGAGCGGTGCCGGCTGGTGGGGTTTTGGCATGGGAGCGACATCAGCACCCTGGGGGGTGCGTTTGGCGCGACCCCGCACCCGCGCCGCCTACGCGGAATGGCTGGATCATCCTCCTGAGGAATCAGTCGCCGAGGCTGGGCTCCCTCTGGATGATCAATTGCTGGTGGGTCTGCGGCGCCGGGAAGGGGTGACCCTTCAAGGTCTTGATGCCGATGCCCTAGTGCGCCGCTGGCAACCTTTCGTTGAGCGTGGATGGCTGCAGCAACGGGCAGGCCGTTGGTGCCTCACCGACCCCGAGGGCATGGCCCTCAGCAATCAGGTGCTGATTGAGGTGATTCTGTGGTGGGAAGAGTGTTGTTCCGGGTCTGCTGGACCCAACCCTTCAACGCGTCGATGAACAGGCGGCGGCCATCCACCAGCGCTGGGCTGAAGGGAGGTTGTTTGGCGGTGAGCCCCAGCAGGTCTGCGGTGACGCGCACCTGGCCGTCGCAGCTGTCACCTGCCCCGATGCCGATCACCGGGATGGTCAGGGCCTGCTGCACCCGGCGCGCCAGCTCGGCAGGAACATGTTCCAGCACCAGGGAGAAGCAGCCCTTCTGCTCGAGGGTGTGCGCCTGATCAACCAGGCGTTCCTGGCTGATGGCGTCCGTGGCCTGGCGCCTGTACCCCAGGCGATGCACGGCCTGCGGGGTGAGGCCCAGATGCCCCATCACGGGAATGCCCATGCGCACAAGACGGTCGATTACGGCGACAACCTCGGGTTCCGCCCCCTCCAATTTCACCGCCGCTGCGCTGGACTCCTTCAACAAACGCCCTGCAGCCGCCACGGCGCGGTCTTCGCCGCACTGGTAGCTGAGAAAGGGCAGGTCACAGACCAGCAGGGGCTGATCGGCCGGCATGGCCGTCAATCCCCGGGCGACTGCCTGGGTGTGATGGAGCATCTGGTCCAGGCTCACCGGGAGTGTTGTGGCATGGCCCAGCGCCACCATCGCCAGTGAATCACCGATCAGCAGCACGTCTGCACCGGCGGCCTCGGCCAGAGCTGCAGAGAGGCTGTCCCAAGCGGTGAGCACGGCGATGGGTTGGCCCTTCTGCTTGAAGCGGGTCAGATCAGAAGGACGCATGCAGCTTCAGAACCCCTCGGGGGCTCATTGCTAGCATTCGGCCGATTCGGGCCCATGCGGCTCTGACGCCCAAATCTGGTCAGGACCGGAAGGGAGCAGCCACACGGGATGCTCAGGGCAGGCGTGGGTTCCGGGTCACCACAATCAATTGAGCTGTCAGACCGTGGGGTCTGACAGCAATCTCACAAGCTTCCGTTGTCCTGTTGCTGACGGCGACGCAGGAACTCAGGAATGCGGGCGCCGTTCTCTTCGGGTTCCCCACGATTCAGCATTCCGGGCACGGAGCGGCTGCGCTCGCTGCGGTACGGCTGCTTGTTCTCGAAGCCTGTAGCGATCACCGTCACGTGGATCTCCCCTTCGAGGGCCTCATCCACCACAGCGCCCACGATGATGTTGGCTTCGGGATCGACAACGTCGTAAATCACCTCGGAAGCAGTGGTCATGTCCTCCAGGGTCATGTCTTTACCACCGCTGATGTTGATCACACAGCCCTTGGCGCCATCGATGCGCTCGGTTTCCAGCAGCGGGCTTGCAATCGCGGCTTGGGCTGCTTCCACGGCTCTTGAGCGACCGGAACCGATGCCGATGCCCAGCAGTGCTGTGCCTGCTTCGGTCATCACGGAGCGAACGTCAGCAAAGTCAACGTTCACCAGGCCCGGGCAGGTGATGATGTCGCTGATGCCTTTGACGCCCATGCGCAGGACGTCGTCCGCACTCCGGAAGGCTTCCTGAAGGGGAGCTCCGCCGATGGCATCACGCAGGCGGTCGTTGGGGATCACGATCAGGGTGTCCACGTGTTCCGCCAACCGAGCGATGCCTTCGTCGGCCTGACGCATGCGACGACGGCCCTCGAAGCTGAACGGCTTGGTCACGATGCCCACCGTGAGAGCACCGACTTCACGGGCGACTTCGGCCACCACTGGTGCTGCACCAGTTCCCGTTCCACCGCCCATGCCAGCGGCAATGAACACCAGATCGGAGCCCTGCAGTGCATCGTGCAGATCCGTGCGGGATTCTTCGGCTGCCTTCTGGCCGATGGTGGGGTTGCCGCCGGCACCCAGTCCGCGGGTCAGGGTCTGCCCCAACTGCAGCCGTTGCTGGGCCTGCGACTGGATCAGGGCCTGGGCATCGGTGTTCAGAACGCGGTATCCAACCCCCTCAAGATCGCTGAGGATCATGCGGTTGACGGCATTGCTCCCGCCACCCCCAACGCCGATGACCTCGATGCGGGCGGACTGGCTGGGCTGGATACCAGCTGCCGTGAAAGACCCTGAGCCGCTCACCATCTCCATCGTCGAGGCAGAACCGTGTGGTTGCGTTGCATTATGTCCCTGAAGCCTTGTCTCGGCTTCAACAGATCACAAACCAGGAGCTGAGGTTGTGGTCTCCAGATTTTCCACCCGAAGGTTTCAGGGTTCAGTTTTGGGCTGCTTGGGGGCGGGTGGCGCCGGCAGTTGCAGTTCCGGGCGGTCCGGATTGCTGAGATCAAGGCTGCTGTGATGGGCCCCGCGCAGGTGCTTTGGCAACGTCCGGTTCAGATGGAGGATCGTTTCGATCTGGGTGTTTAAGAGGGCCGGTTCGCCACCGAGATCAATCCGGCCAAGCTCGGTGGTGATCAGACTGATGTTGCCGTCGGGATCAAGCACGATGGCTTTCAGCATCCCGGCGAAGCGATTCCGTTCTTGCAGCAGCGCAGCGACCTGACCGCGTTGCGGGCCATTCCAGCCGCGCACCATGATCTCCGTGAGCGGATCTGCTACGGCGTCGCTCAGGGGAATCCATTCACCTGCGGCGTTGAGCAGACCCCGTTCCCGTCCAGCGGGTCCCCGACGCTCAGCGCGTGCGATGGGAATCTCCGGCTTCAGGCTGATGACGAGGCGAGCGGGGAACATCCGGCGCTGCACGTGAGCGCTGTGAACCGGTAAGACCCCGACCAGCTGTTGTTCCAGCTCCCTCGGACTGACCTCCAGCAGGGGTGAGGGAAAGCGCAGCTTGCCCGCCTCGATCACCTGATTGGTCTCAAGGGCAGCACCGCCGGTCAGGATGACAGCCTCAGGGCTCCGCAGCGTCCAGCCATGGCGCAGCAAGATCCAGCTGAATCCGCCACTGAGCAGCAGCAAGGCCACAAAGCGCCAGAGCTGCAGCAACAGGGTCTGGCGGCGCTGCCGGCGTAAGTCCCGCCGCCGGGCAACCTGCGCGGAAACCGGCCGTTGGGAGGATTTGTTGTTGGTCGAGACCCGGCTCACAGGTCGCATCGGGCCCGTGCCATCAGCTGCTCACCCCAGCTGCGCGCGCGGTCGGCATCAGAGAAGGGCACATCCATCTGCAGATCTTTCCCGATGAGGCGCAGCCGACAACGCCCCTGGGATTCGTCGGTGAGGGGCGCATCACCGGACGCCAGCGACATCAGCTCCACAAGCTCGAGTTTGCAGACGTCAAACGAGCCCTGATCCTGAAAACTTCCCGCCTCGAAGCTGCTCCAGTGCAGTTCACCGTCTTTCAGACGGGCACCACCACAACCATCGAGCTTGGCGAGTTCGGAGCCTTCGGCCCAGGTGCAAAACAGGTTTTGGCGCCGCCGTTCCAGCCATCCGAGCGATGCCAGCAGCACAAAGGCCAGCAGCAGAGGAAACCAGAGCAGTCCGTGGCTCATGGGTTAGGCGAAGGACGCTGCGTTCATTCTCCTGCGGTTTGGATCAGTTTGTGCACCAACTGTTCGAGTGTTACGCCGCTGGCCGCCCAGAGCATCGGGAACATGCTCTGGGCCGTGAAACCAGGCAGGGTGTTGATTTCGTTGATCCAGAGCTGATCGTTGGCGTCGTCGTAGAAGAAATCCACCCGACCCATGCCGTTGACGCCCACGGCAGCGCAGGCCTGTAGGGCCTGGGCGCGGATGCGGTCAGCCACTTCATCCGTCAGAGGAGCAGGAATCAACGTGGTGCTGCGCCCTGCGGTGTATTTCGTCTCGTAGTCGTACCAGTCCGCATCAAAACGAACTTCACCGATCACCGACGCTTCGAGCATGTGTCCCCCCAGGACGGCGCATTCCACCTCTCGGGCGTTGACGCCCTGCTCCACCACCAGCCTTGGATCGAGCGCTGCAGCCTGATTGAGGCCTGCTTCCAGTTCTTGGCGGGAACGCACCTTGCTGATGCCCACCGAGGAGCCGAGATTGGCGGGCTTCACAAAGCAGGGGTAGTTCAGTTCGCGTTCAATCCGATCCATGAGGGCCGATCGGCTGATCGCGTTCTCGAGTTCGGATGCGTGCAGGGCCACATAGGGCACCTGGGACAGCCCGGCGCTGGCGAAAGCAGATTTCATCGCCTGCTTGTCCATGCTGACGGCTGAGCAGAGCACGCCGGCACCAACGAACGGTTTGCCGGTCAGCTGGAACAACCCCTGAATGGTGCCGTCCTCTCCATTGGGACCATGCAGCACCGGGTACCAGAGTTCGACCGCATCACATCCCTCCGGAAACCCCTGGAATCCTGATGGGGGCAGAGGTGGGTTGAGCTCCGGTGCGGTTTCGGAGGCCAGGGTTGCTTCGGACAGATCTGTTCCCCACCAGCGACCAGCACGGTCGATGTAGATCGGCTGCACCGTGTATCGCTCTCGGTTCTCCCCGCTGCGCAGGCCTCGGACGACGGTCGCCGCAGATCGGATCGACACGTCGTGCTCTCCAGAGCGGCCTCCAAAGACGAGCCCGACCGTGATGGGACTGGACGGCATGAATGCGGCGACCCCTGAGCGGTGGGAGCGCCAAAGGTATCAGCGTTGTGCTCAGTGGGGCAGGGGGCTGCCGCTGAGTGAAAAGGAGCGCACCGCATCGATGCGCACCGGCACGAGATCGCCCGCTTCGTAGGCACGACCATCCGCTCCGGTGGAGCTGAAGAAGGTCAGGCGATTGGTGCGGGTTCGCCCCATCAGCTGCGATGGGTCCTTGGGGTTGATGCCCTCCGCCAGCACTTCTTCCGTGCGCCCCTCGTAGCGGGCATTGGCCTTGCGGGCGCAGCGTTCCACCAGGGCATTGATTTCGCGCAGGCGTTCCACCTTCACCTCCTCCGGCAGCTGGTTGTCCCAATGGGCTGCAGGGGTATTGGGCCGGGGTGAATAGGCCGCTGTGTTCACCTGATCGAAACCGATCTCTTCGATCAGATCGAGGGTGCGGCGGTACTGCGCATCGGTTTCGCCAGGGAAGGCAACGATCACATCGGCACTGAGTGAGGCATCGGGCATGCGCTCACGGATGCGGTCGATGATCCGCCGGTAGCGCTCAACGGTGTAGCCCCGGGCCATGGCCTGCAACACGTCGTTGTCCCCGCTCTGAAACGGAATGTGGAAGTGTTCGCAGAGCTTGGGCAGGTCGGCACAGGCATCGATCAGCCGCTCGGTGAAGTAGCGCGGATGGCTGGTGGCAAAACGGATCCGTTCAATGCCCTCCACGTCGTGGACGTGATGGAGCAGATCCGTGAGGGTGTGTTGGCGGCGACCCTCCGGCGTGATGCCCGGCAGATCGCGGCCGTAGGCATCAATGTTCTGGCCGAGCAGAGTGATCTCCTTGTAGCCCTGGGCGGCAAGACCCTCCATTTCCAGCTTGATCGCCTGGGGCAGCCGTGATTGTTCCTTGCCGCGCACGGAGGGCACCACGCAGTAGGTGCAACGTTCGTTGCAGCCGTAGATCACATTCACCCAGCCACAGATGCTGCTGTCCCGGCGGGCCGTGGTGATGTCTTCAAGGATGTGGTGGTCTTCGGTGGCGACCACCTGCTGACCGCTGTCCACCTGCAGCAGAAGGGTTTCAAGCCGATTGGCGTGTTGCGGTCCCATCACCAGATCCAGCTCCGGCACCCGCCGGAGCAGGGACTCGCCCTCCTGCTGAGCAACGCAGCCCGCCACCACCAGGGTGAGATTGGGGTTGCTGCGTTTCCTCTGGGCCTGTCTGCCGAGGTAGCTGTAAACCTTCTGCTCGGCGTTGTCCCGGATGGTGCAGGTGTTGTAGAGCACCAGATCGGCATCCAGTTCGGCTGACGCCTCCCGATAGCCCATGGCCTCCAGGATTCCCGCCATCCGTTCGGAGTCCGCCTTGTTCATCTGGCAGCCGAACGTGGTGATCCAGTAGCTGCCGCGCTGGGGGTTGGCGGTGGCGTCAGTGGCGAGGGGGGCGGAGGCGACCAAATCTCTGGCTCAAGCCTTCTCAGTGTGAGTCACAGCGGTGTTGTGTCAGTTTGGAGATTGACAGCCGGATGGCGATGGGCTGGGCCCTCACACGGTTTTCGCTCACCAAGGCCGTGCCCCTCATGATCAGCAGGGGCACCACAGCTGCCGCGGTGCGGTTGGAGCTCAGGTTGGAACGTGATGGGCTGGTGGGCCGCGGCGAGACCGGGGGATTTGAGACCGGCCACCGAGCCTTCGCCCTTGAGGCTGTGGAACAGGAACTGCTGGGGCTTTTGCCGCAACTGGAAGCTCTGGATCCCCACCGTCCGCAACGGTTTGAGCCCCTGCTTGCATCCCTGAGTCCCTTGGCCCGTTGTGCCATCGACCTGGCCTTGTGGGACTGGCATGGGCAACGGCTCGGCCATCCGCTGTGGCGGCTCTGGGGATTGGACCCAGCCGAGGGTGTGGCCACCACAGAATCCCAGGCGAGCTGGGCGCGGCCTGATGGGGCTGCTGAGCCAGCCAAGGTGGCCGCTGTCGCCCTCAACACCTCCCGCCTTGATGAGGCTCAGGCTCGAGACGAGGTGGAGCGCATCCGCCAGACGCTGGGTCTGCCCTGCACAGATCCGATCCGCTGGGGAGCAGAACCGCTTCTCAGGGGCTTTGTTGAATTGTTGAGAGGGCGAGCGAGGGGATTCGAACCCCCGAATAGCGGCGCCACAAGCCGCTGCCTTAACCACTTGGCGACGCCCGCCGCGTCCGTGAGAATCTACCAACACGAGCTGCAGCCTGCCTGGTGTCCCCTTCATCGCGTCCGCAAGGTCGGTCTGCTCTGGCGATGTTGGCGGGGGGGATTGCAGCGGTCGGGGTGATCTCGCTGGTGGTGTCCAACCCGTCGTTGGAGGACTATCAAGCTCACGCCGGTGATCAGCTGGTCCGGTTGGGCACCAAGGAACTGTGCGACGAGCCGACCCTGCCGATGGTGCTGCGTCTCTGGATTCGCAATTGCCCTGAGCTGATTGCCTCCCAGCGGGATGCACTGGCGGCGTTGGCGGGTCAGTTCACCACCCGTCGAAACTTATTGGTGGCCAGTCTGTATTCCACCCGGATGGAAAGGAAGGAGATGCTGCCCGGTCTGCGCCTGCCTGGGTTTGAAGTGCTCAGCCTTGGTGTGGCCGGTCGTTTCGTGGTCCTCAGCACCGATGCCAGCAACGGTGCTGAGCGGTGATGGACGTCCCGTCGCTTGAGTCCAAGCCGGGGAGTGGCGTCCTTGAGGCCTGGGCGCCCCTGGGACTGCTGGATTTCGCCCCTTCAACGCCCTTGCCGGAGGTTGAGAAGCAAGGGCTGACGCCCGTGCGCTTGGCCTGGGAGCAGGGGCGTCTGCGGGAGCCCCAGCCCCTGTCTGCCGAACGCGTGCCACCGTCTCGAATGGTGTTGCCGCGCTTGGTCGACTGCCATGTCCATCTGGACAAGGCCTACACCTGGCAGGAGCATCCCAACCTCAGCGGCAGCTACGGGGGTGCCCTGGAGGCCAACCTGCGGGAGCACAGCTCCCGAACCGTGGCCTGCGTGCTTCAACGCGGAGAACGCGCCATGGAGAGAGCATTCGCCCATGGGCTGCGGGCCATGCGCAGCCATGTGGACAGTGGTGGCCCTGGCGCTGAGCCCAGCTGGGATGCCTTGCTCACCCTGCAGCAGCGCTGGCGCCGCCGCATCGACTTGCAGCTGGTGGCGCTGGTGCCCTTGGAATTCTGGTGTTCAGCTGAAGCGGATGCTCTGGCGCGTCGTGTGGCCGCCAGTGGCGGCTGCCTTGGTGGTGTTCTGACACCTCCTTGTGGATCGGCCGTGGTCACGGAGCAGTTGGAGGTGTTTTTGCGCCTGGCTGATCGCCACAACTGCGGCGTCGATCTCCACATCGATGAGGCGGATCACGGTGCGGCGCAGGGCATGGTTCAGCTGTTGAAGGCCCTGCAGCGCGTGCCGGTGCAGGTTCCCGTCACCTGCAGCCATGCCAGCAGTCTTTCCCTTCTGCCGGCGTCCTCTCTGGCGCGGTTGGCAGAGCGCATGGCAGCAGCGCAGCTGAGTGTGATTGCCCTGCCCCTGACCAATGCCTGGTTGCTCTCACGGGCGGACGATGCCACCCCCCTTCAGCGTCCGCAGGCTCCGATCCGTCAGTTGCAACGTTCCGGTGTTCCGGTGGCGGTGGCGGGTGACAACGTGGCCGATCCCTGGTTCCCGGGAGGTGACTTCGACCCCTTGGCCCTGCTGGCCGCATCGATTCCGTTGACTCAGTTGTTGCCCTGGCAGCGTCTGGGCCTGGCCCCTTTCACCACGGCACCGCCCGCCATTATTCAACTGGAATGGGATGGGGTGCTGCGGGCCGGCGCTCCTGCCGATCTGATCAGCATGGAGGGCCAGGGATGGTCGGACCTGATCCGTTCTGCTCCGCAGCGTCAGGTTCTAGTGGACGGCCACTGGCAGTCGTCGCCAGGCGCTAGACCCTGACCAGTGTTCCGCCACGCCATGGGTCGCGCCGAAGCCTTGATTGCCCTGCGGCAAGCCCTCAGCGTTGATCCGGAACTGGAGTTGTTGGATGAACCGGGGGAGCTGCAGCGCCATTCCCGGGACGCTTTTGAGTACTCCCCCGTGCTGACGCCGCGGCTGGAGGCCTGCCGTGCTGAGTTGGTGGTGCGTCCGCGCACGGTGGATGCCGTTGAACGGCTGGCTTCGGCCTGCGCCGAGCACCAGGTTCCCTTAACCCTGCGCGGCTCTGGGACAGGGAACTACGGCCAGTGTGTGCCTCTGCAGGGCGGCGTGGTGATGCTCACCACGGCCCTGCGGCAGATCCGCTCGATTGATCCGATCACCGGGGTGGTGACCGTGGAACCGGGCTGTGTGATGCGCGATCTGGATCAAGAGTTGCGCCGCCATGGACGCCAGCTGCGCTTGATGCCCAGCACCTGGCGCAGCGCCACCATTGGCGGCTTTGTGGCAGGGGGCTCTGGGGGCATCGGTTCCCTGCGCTGGGGCTTCCTGCGGGATCCAGGTCATCTGCTCGGGTTGGAGATCGTGCCGCTACGCCCCGATGCCCGGCGCCATCAACTCGGCGAGATGGATGCGGAGGCTTTGAATCACGCCTACGGCACCAACGGCATCATCACGGCCCTCAGCCTGGCCACAGCTCCAGCGGTCAACTGGCACCAGGTGAGCGTGGACTGCGAGCACTGGGAGCAGGCGATTGAGCTGATGCAACGGATCGCTGCCTCGGCCTTGGATCTCCATTTGGCGAGCCTGCTTGAACAGCCGCTGTTGCCCCGGATGCCCAGCTGGGGTGGTCCTGCCGTCTCGGCGCACCGGCTGCTGTTGCTCGTTGCCCCCGATGGGCTCAACAGCCTGCAACGGATGGCGCAGTCAGCTGGCGCCATCCTGCGGGATCTCGGCCCTGAGGATCTCTCCGGGGGCAATGGCTTGCGCGAGCTGAGCTGGAACCACACCACCCTGCATGTGCGGGCTTCAGAGCCGGGATGGACCTACCTGCAGATGTTGTTGCCGCAACCGGAGGCCCCAGCGATGGCGGCCTTGAAGCAGCGCTGGGGTGATGCCCTGCTCTGGCATCTCGAGCTTGTGCGTCAGCAGGGCTGTCCTCGG containing:
- a CDS encoding PIN/TRAM domain-containing protein codes for the protein MVDPLILLLFVVSGAAAGWMGIHLLPDGLVSATTNAEQLRLQLSGAGGGIGLIAGLVFKKLRVRLMQQVRTMPTDLLVSRAVGLILGLLVANLLLLPVLLLPFSGGIVLLKPLLAVVSNVFFGILGSNLAEVHGRTLLRLFNPASTEALLVADGVLTPATAKILDTSVIIDGRIRGMLACGLLEGQVIVAESVIDEMQQLSDSTNIEKRAKGRRGLKLLKDLRETYGRRLVINSTRYDGKGTDDRLLQLASDTGGTLVTADFNLAQVAQVKDLKVMNLSELVIALRPEVQPGDELKLKIVREGKEDSQGVGYLDDGTMVVVNEAKSLIGQRKPVVVTGALQTPTGRMVFARLDENDASTDTKPSSKSKSQGKPAKTSNRKPADPG
- the hemW gene encoding radical SAM family heme chaperone HemW, whose protein sequence is MPYPIPPRSAYLHIPFCHRRCYYCDFAVVPLGDQARADNGPGSRSIREYLSLLHREIASAPGGPPLSTVYIGGGTPSLLCPDQIGALIDALANKFGLQPGAEITLEMDPATFDAAQLASVLAHGVNRISLGGQSFDDAVLEQLGRRHRQSDLHAAIDWLVQAWRDGALRSWSLDLIQNLPGQTLAGWDAQLDQAIASQAPHLSIYDLSVEPGTVFDRQRTLGLLQLPEDDLAVALMERTTQRLSAAGLSRYEISNHARPGHASRHNRVYWSGAGWWGFGMGATSAPWGVRLARPRTRAAYAEWLDHPPEESVAEAGLPLDDQLLVGLRRREGVTLQGLDADALVRRWQPFVERGWLQQRAGRWCLTDPEGMALSNQVLIEVILWWEECCSGSAGPNPSTRR
- the panB gene encoding 3-methyl-2-oxobutanoate hydroxymethyltransferase, which produces MRPSDLTRFKQKGQPIAVLTAWDSLSAALAEAAGADVLLIGDSLAMVALGHATTLPVSLDQMLHHTQAVARGLTAMPADQPLLVCDLPFLSYQCGEDRAVAAAGRLLKESSAAAVKLEGAEPEVVAVIDRLVRMGIPVMGHLGLTPQAVHRLGYRRQATDAISQERLVDQAHTLEQKGCFSLVLEHVPAELARRVQQALTIPVIGIGAGDSCDGQVRVTADLLGLTAKQPPFSPALVDGRRLFIDALKGWVQQTRNNTLPTTESPQSAPDC
- the ftsZ gene encoding cell division protein FtsZ produces the protein MEMVSGSGSFTAAGIQPSQSARIEVIGVGGGGSNAVNRMILSDLEGVGYRVLNTDAQALIQSQAQQRLQLGQTLTRGLGAGGNPTIGQKAAEESRTDLHDALQGSDLVFIAAGMGGGTGTGAAPVVAEVAREVGALTVGIVTKPFSFEGRRRMRQADEGIARLAEHVDTLIVIPNDRLRDAIGGAPLQEAFRSADDVLRMGVKGISDIITCPGLVNVDFADVRSVMTEAGTALLGIGIGSGRSRAVEAAQAAIASPLLETERIDGAKGCVINISGGKDMTLEDMTTASEVIYDVVDPEANIIVGAVVDEALEGEIHVTVIATGFENKQPYRSERSRSVPGMLNRGEPEENGARIPEFLRRRQQQDNGSL
- a CDS encoding cell division protein FtsQ/DivIB — protein: MSRVSTNNKSSQRPVSAQVARRRDLRRQRRQTLLLQLWRFVALLLLSGGFSWILLRHGWTLRSPEAVILTGGAALETNQVIEAGKLRFPSPLLEVSPRELEQQLVGVLPVHSAHVQRRMFPARLVISLKPEIPIARAERRGPAGRERGLLNAAGEWIPLSDAVADPLTEIMVRGWNGPQRGQVAALLQERNRFAGMLKAIVLDPDGNISLITTELGRIDLGGEPALLNTQIETILHLNRTLPKHLRGAHHSSLDLSNPDRPELQLPAPPAPKQPKTEP
- a CDS encoding D-alanine--D-alanine ligase family protein; this encodes MPSSPITVGLVFGGRSGEHDVSIRSAATVVRGLRSGENRERYTVQPIYIDRAGRWWGTDLSEATLASETAPELNPPLPPSGFQGFPEGCDAVELWYPVLHGPNGEDGTIQGLFQLTGKPFVGAGVLCSAVSMDKQAMKSAFASAGLSQVPYVALHASELENAISRSALMDRIERELNYPCFVKPANLGSSVGISKVRSRQELEAGLNQAAALDPRLVVEQGVNAREVECAVLGGHMLEASVIGEVRFDADWYDYETKYTAGRSTTLIPAPLTDEVADRIRAQALQACAAVGVNGMGRVDFFYDDANDQLWINEINTLPGFTAQSMFPMLWAASGVTLEQLVHKLIQTAGE
- the miaB gene encoding tRNA (N6-isopentenyl adenosine(37)-C2)-methylthiotransferase MiaB yields the protein MVASAPLATDATANPQRGSYWITTFGCQMNKADSERMAGILEAMGYREASAELDADLVLYNTCTIRDNAEQKVYSYLGRQAQRKRSNPNLTLVVAGCVAQQEGESLLRRVPELDLVMGPQHANRLETLLLQVDSGQQVVATEDHHILEDITTARRDSSICGWVNVIYGCNERCTYCVVPSVRGKEQSRLPQAIKLEMEGLAAQGYKEITLLGQNIDAYGRDLPGITPEGRRQHTLTDLLHHVHDVEGIERIRFATSHPRYFTERLIDACADLPKLCEHFHIPFQSGDNDVLQAMARGYTVERYRRIIDRIRERMPDASLSADVIVAFPGETDAQYRRTLDLIEEIGFDQVNTAAYSPRPNTPAAHWDNQLPEEVKVERLREINALVERCARKANARYEGRTEEVLAEGINPKDPSQLMGRTRTNRLTFFSSTGADGRAYEAGDLVPVRIDAVRSFSLSGSPLPH
- a CDS encoding DUF4359 domain-containing protein — encoded protein: MLAGGIAAVGVISLVVSNPSLEDYQAHAGDQLVRLGTKELCDEPTLPMVLRLWIRNCPELIASQRDALAALAGQFTTRRNLLVASLYSTRMERKEMLPGLRLPGFEVLSLGVAGRFVVLSTDASNGAER
- a CDS encoding amidohydrolase family protein produces the protein MDVPSLESKPGSGVLEAWAPLGLLDFAPSTPLPEVEKQGLTPVRLAWEQGRLREPQPLSAERVPPSRMVLPRLVDCHVHLDKAYTWQEHPNLSGSYGGALEANLREHSSRTVACVLQRGERAMERAFAHGLRAMRSHVDSGGPGAEPSWDALLTLQQRWRRRIDLQLVALVPLEFWCSAEADALARRVAASGGCLGGVLTPPCGSAVVTEQLEVFLRLADRHNCGVDLHIDEADHGAAQGMVQLLKALQRVPVQVPVTCSHASSLSLLPASSLARLAERMAAAQLSVIALPLTNAWLLSRADDATPLQRPQAPIRQLQRSGVPVAVAGDNVADPWFPGGDFDPLALLAASIPLTQLLPWQRLGLAPFTTAPPAIIQLEWDGVLRAGAPADLISMEGQGWSDLIRSAPQRQVLVDGHWQSSPGARP